Proteins from one Salinispora arenicola genomic window:
- a CDS encoding ABC transporter permease, protein MEGGCMGYDESGRGASDTFSGTHVAALDDPTHAEPGEDRLGVHIVWEVLLLAAVAGVAYLLWRENPDTFRGDSLRSLLVDGVVLGLLTLAAGLSLRTAVVNLAIGPAAVAAALHMAEQGDRGAVAALGPALAVAVLGGLVLALVVTVLHVPAWAASLAAAAAIVGYIEQRDVAVLPQGGYDPTSDALYLFAGFAAVTVLGGSFGALRPIRRVVGRFRPVTDPARRRGVLAPVVAGGALVASSVLAVLSGALLGTPAAGPVAVGSGLDWTVLAVGTAMLAGTSAFGRRGGILGTLLAVSLVTLVLADLRASGLSASRWAVGVAVLGVGLVVTRLVEAYGGPRDGRTAVAEGLDFDGRMSGDWSAQRAEPIADWARALPPQPVEGPTDRWDLPDWGAERHWDPSRR, encoded by the coding sequence ATGGAGGGCGGCTGCATGGGGTACGACGAATCGGGTCGGGGCGCTTCGGACACCTTCTCCGGAACCCACGTCGCCGCCCTGGACGACCCGACCCACGCCGAGCCCGGCGAGGACCGGCTCGGGGTGCACATCGTGTGGGAGGTCCTGCTCCTGGCCGCCGTGGCCGGGGTCGCGTACCTGCTCTGGCGGGAGAACCCGGACACTTTCCGGGGCGACAGTCTGCGGTCACTGCTCGTTGACGGGGTCGTTCTCGGGCTGCTGACCCTCGCGGCCGGGCTGAGCCTGCGTACGGCGGTGGTGAATCTGGCGATCGGGCCGGCGGCCGTCGCGGCGGCACTGCACATGGCCGAGCAGGGTGACCGGGGCGCGGTCGCCGCGCTGGGACCGGCGCTCGCCGTCGCGGTGCTGGGTGGGTTGGTCCTGGCGCTCGTGGTGACGGTGCTGCACGTTCCCGCCTGGGCGGCCAGTCTCGCCGCCGCCGCGGCGATCGTCGGGTACATCGAGCAGCGTGACGTTGCCGTCCTACCGCAGGGCGGCTACGACCCTACGAGCGACGCGCTGTACCTGTTCGCTGGGTTCGCGGCGGTCACGGTGCTCGGCGGGTCGTTCGGCGCGTTGCGGCCGATCCGCCGGGTGGTCGGCAGGTTCCGTCCGGTCACTGATCCGGCCCGCCGCAGGGGCGTGCTGGCCCCGGTGGTGGCAGGTGGCGCACTGGTCGCGTCCAGCGTGTTGGCGGTGCTGTCCGGCGCCCTGCTGGGAACCCCCGCCGCCGGTCCGGTCGCCGTCGGGTCGGGGCTGGACTGGACCGTCCTGGCGGTGGGAACGGCGATGCTCGCCGGCACCAGTGCCTTCGGCCGTCGGGGTGGGATCCTCGGCACCTTGCTCGCCGTTTCGTTGGTCACGCTCGTTCTCGCGGACCTGCGGGCGAGCGGTCTGTCGGCGAGCCGATGGGCAGTCGGGGTGGCGGTACTCGGCGTCGGACTGGTGGTCACCCGGCTGGTGGAGGCATACGGGGGGCCACGGGACGGCCGGACAGCCGTGGCCGAGGGCCTCGATTTCGACGGGCGGATGAGCGGTGATTGGAGTGCGCAACGGGCCGAGCCGATCGCGGACTGGGCGAGAGCTCTGCCGCCGCAGCCTGTGGAAGGCCCCACAGATCGCTGGGACCTCCCGGACTGGGGGGCCGAACGGCACTGGGATCCCAGCCGCCGCTGA
- a CDS encoding DUF3180 domain-containing protein, with product MTRARSSPPGGTGPGRMGPTRISTLVVAGLAAAAVAWLLISFLYYDYLPDDLPWLPVVTLAALAVLEGYAAVNTRARIERRPGREPVNPLLVARFVVLAKASALAGAIFAGFYAGLTGWLFVESTEAAVNDRNVAVGGLLAALALVAAALWLERSCRVPEQEDDEDREPGDREGRTGRR from the coding sequence ATGACGCGGGCGAGGTCATCACCCCCGGGTGGCACGGGCCCTGGCCGGATGGGCCCCACCCGGATCTCCACACTGGTGGTCGCCGGCCTCGCCGCGGCCGCGGTGGCATGGCTGCTGATCAGCTTTCTCTACTACGACTACCTGCCCGACGACCTGCCCTGGCTGCCGGTGGTCACGCTGGCCGCGCTCGCCGTGCTGGAAGGGTACGCCGCGGTCAACACGCGTGCCCGGATCGAGCGCAGACCGGGCCGGGAGCCGGTGAACCCGCTGTTGGTGGCGCGGTTCGTGGTGCTGGCCAAGGCGTCCGCACTGGCCGGCGCGATCTTCGCCGGCTTCTACGCGGGCCTGACCGGGTGGCTGTTCGTGGAGAGCACGGAGGCCGCGGTGAACGACCGGAACGTGGCCGTCGGTGGCCTGCTCGCCGCGTTGGCGCTGGTGGCCGCCGCGCTCTGGTTGGAGCGTTCCTGCCGGGTTCCCGAGCAGGAGGACGACGAGGACCGCGAGCCCGGTGACCGGGAAGGCCGTACCGGCCGCCGTTGA
- a CDS encoding M23 family metallopeptidase, with the protein MSGEAEPKRRRLRAGAIAGVLTAALALLCCAGGAGAFFLTELGGGDDRLRLANQNCTGDFRVEITGEMPRMSEYGEVQLRNAARIIKVGQELQIPPRGWVIAVATAMQESRLRNLANPTVAGSEQLPNEGVGSDHDSVGLFQQRASWGTVEQRMTPEYAARKFYEKLRGVLNWEQLPLTRAAQAVQISAFPDAYAKHEALASTIVNALAGGAARTVPLTDGHVCDAAEDGLIAASGWTAPIPGDVGSGFRTEKRPAHHGVDIAARKGIDIRAASSGRVLVARCDPDRAGQLSCDVDGWPGKGGCGWFVDILHAGKIITRYCHLAHKPQVSVGQTVRAGEIIGVIGSSGNSSGPHLHFEVHTDGDRSSDGAIDPVRFMREQGAPLRSVE; encoded by the coding sequence ATGAGCGGAGAAGCTGAGCCGAAGCGCCGTCGACTGCGTGCGGGTGCGATCGCTGGCGTACTCACCGCGGCGTTGGCCCTGCTCTGCTGCGCCGGCGGTGCGGGAGCCTTCTTCCTCACCGAACTCGGAGGCGGCGACGACCGGCTACGCCTTGCCAACCAGAACTGCACCGGCGACTTCCGCGTCGAGATCACCGGGGAGATGCCCCGGATGTCGGAGTACGGTGAGGTCCAGCTCCGCAACGCCGCACGGATCATCAAGGTCGGGCAGGAGCTGCAGATACCACCCCGCGGCTGGGTGATCGCCGTGGCGACCGCCATGCAGGAGTCCCGTCTACGCAACCTCGCCAACCCCACCGTGGCCGGGTCGGAGCAGCTTCCGAATGAAGGCGTCGGCTCGGACCACGACTCGGTGGGACTGTTCCAGCAGCGGGCGAGCTGGGGCACGGTCGAGCAGCGGATGACCCCGGAGTACGCGGCCCGCAAGTTCTACGAGAAGTTACGTGGGGTGCTCAACTGGGAGCAGCTACCGCTGACCCGAGCCGCGCAGGCCGTACAGATCAGCGCCTTTCCGGACGCGTACGCCAAGCACGAGGCGCTGGCGTCAACGATCGTCAACGCGCTGGCCGGCGGCGCCGCCCGCACCGTGCCCCTCACCGACGGGCACGTCTGCGACGCGGCGGAGGATGGCCTGATCGCCGCCTCCGGCTGGACCGCCCCGATCCCCGGTGACGTCGGCTCCGGATTCCGCACCGAGAAGCGGCCGGCACACCACGGGGTGGACATCGCCGCGCGAAAGGGTATCGATATCCGCGCCGCGTCCAGCGGGCGAGTCCTGGTCGCCCGTTGCGACCCCGATCGGGCCGGGCAGCTGAGCTGCGATGTGGACGGTTGGCCGGGCAAGGGTGGCTGCGGATGGTTCGTCGATATTCTCCACGCCGGGAAGATCATCACCCGCTACTGCCATCTGGCGCACAAACCTCAGGTCAGCGTGGGCCAGACGGTGCGGGCCGGTGAGATCATCGGTGTGATCGGCAGCAGCGGCAATTCGTCCGGACCGCACCTGCACTTCGAGGTGCACACCGACGGTGACCGAAGCAGCGACGGCGCGATCGACCCGGTACGGTTCATGCGGGAGCAGGGTGCACCGCTGCGAAGCGTGGAGTGA
- a CDS encoding ATP-binding protein — protein MSLPHPPGTPAGQPAAPEGNGTQPGSYTNSTGLDESLLDPALATSPGHGGVGVFQAPRPLQQRAPAEPTPGTGTGADIDSPFLDLFGATRPARPTPTRPPAHEQQPTIPQQPGAGHQPATATEVDRSPAEPPPSGGRWLTGEQPVVDPARSRSGWVGERTAVPLQTRETPRTGPPPRTRTTADEQANGTVGQPTRVPHQAGNRAGRPEAEAPAPPPADTEPRHHTGGRPEPGTRDLPPSGRRSAGSRDRATRPARVKPPKIRFGDRDPSVELAITEIAGHLTFTPNTVTAWYWLPEVRWAFRPDAEREALLAAISEQYAGLAGFRLHLRRTTRPFPADEWARTIDAHTRAPLPDVPDTPGWADHLVAAQRHLLAVNHAEGQTYLGVTFARRSLGDSLVERMLRTFGRGVAEGERRKLGRTVEQFDEVLGAFGMRGRRVTTPELEWLLYRSVALCMAPPGRLSPVTDGHWERGDLLALTEQVERYRTPYGSTVKLVNRMTGEEGHVAVLAVGRMEPLEIPERHEPWLHFHERLPWPMELSSRVDILGSGDSFRNLEHRLRMIRSQQLDYAEHGIDAPPELERLAERALVIGDEMTTGLPVESARAHGWHRLAVGGRTREECLERARRLIQLYSRELRISLQHPKNQDWLAREFIPGEPIANTGYVRRMPVNLFAAALPQAASTVGDRRGDLIGRTAGTCRRPVFLDLHFPMEVRERSGLAVFVAEPGGGKSTLLGALGYLAARRGVQVTLLDPSGPLARLCAMPELAPYARVLNLTGSEPGTLAPYSLIPTPLRSEFSTGEAGDREFEIATSNARAERRMLVQDICMMLVPPQVAREASTATLFRHAVRQVPAEETATLDDVVTTLGKLDDDAGRELANLLLDTAEMPLAMLFFGRPPEGLLGPDATLTVITMAGLRLPDLKIEREYWSAEEALALPMLHTAHRLAVRRCYGGSMSSRKLVGLDEAHFMEGWRSGRSFLVRLARDSRKWNLAALVASQNPRDILGLDVQNLVSTVFVGRIAEDAEIASEALRLLRVPVDDGYEATLASLSAADSTSAARLGYREFVMRDVDGRVQKVRVDVSYVDGLLDHLDTTPAAIAAAAGVLPVVPDLEA, from the coding sequence ATGAGCCTCCCCCACCCGCCGGGAACCCCGGCCGGGCAGCCGGCCGCACCGGAAGGCAACGGAACGCAGCCTGGCAGCTACACCAACTCCACGGGCCTCGACGAGTCCCTGCTCGATCCGGCCCTGGCCACCTCCCCGGGCCACGGCGGCGTCGGCGTCTTCCAGGCCCCCCGCCCACTGCAACAGCGAGCACCCGCAGAGCCGACACCCGGCACCGGCACCGGCGCCGACATCGACTCCCCCTTCCTCGATCTGTTCGGCGCGACCCGCCCAGCACGCCCCACACCGACCCGGCCACCAGCGCACGAGCAGCAACCGACCATCCCGCAGCAGCCCGGCGCCGGACACCAGCCGGCCACGGCGACCGAGGTGGACCGGTCCCCCGCCGAACCGCCCCCGTCGGGTGGCCGCTGGTTGACCGGTGAACAGCCGGTGGTCGACCCGGCCCGATCCCGGTCCGGATGGGTGGGCGAGCGCACCGCCGTCCCCCTACAGACACGCGAGACCCCGCGGACCGGCCCACCACCCCGGACCCGTACCACCGCTGATGAGCAGGCGAACGGGACAGTCGGACAGCCCACCCGGGTACCGCACCAGGCCGGGAACAGGGCTGGCCGCCCCGAAGCCGAGGCACCGGCCCCACCCCCGGCCGACACCGAGCCGCGCCACCACACCGGCGGGCGACCCGAGCCGGGCACCCGAGACCTGCCCCCTTCCGGTCGACGCTCCGCCGGCAGCCGGGACCGCGCCACGAGACCGGCACGAGTGAAGCCTCCCAAGATCAGGTTTGGTGACCGGGATCCTTCGGTGGAACTGGCCATCACCGAAATCGCCGGCCACCTAACCTTCACCCCCAACACCGTGACCGCCTGGTACTGGCTACCCGAGGTGCGCTGGGCCTTCCGACCCGACGCCGAGCGGGAGGCACTACTCGCGGCCATCTCCGAGCAGTACGCCGGGCTCGCCGGATTCCGCCTGCACCTGCGGCGCACCACCCGCCCCTTCCCGGCCGACGAGTGGGCCCGCACCATCGACGCCCACACCCGGGCGCCGCTACCCGACGTCCCGGACACGCCGGGTTGGGCAGATCACCTGGTCGCCGCGCAGCGGCACCTGCTGGCGGTCAATCACGCCGAGGGGCAGACCTACCTGGGGGTGACCTTCGCCCGCCGTTCGTTGGGTGACTCGCTGGTGGAACGGATGCTACGCACCTTCGGTCGCGGCGTCGCCGAAGGCGAACGGCGGAAACTCGGCCGCACCGTCGAGCAGTTCGACGAGGTGCTGGGTGCCTTCGGCATGCGCGGGCGCCGGGTAACGACGCCGGAACTGGAGTGGCTTCTCTACCGTTCGGTGGCGCTCTGCATGGCCCCACCCGGCCGACTCTCCCCGGTCACCGACGGGCACTGGGAACGTGGTGACCTGCTCGCCCTGACCGAACAGGTGGAACGCTACCGCACCCCGTATGGATCCACGGTCAAGCTGGTCAACCGGATGACCGGCGAGGAAGGGCATGTCGCCGTGCTCGCCGTGGGCCGGATGGAGCCACTGGAGATCCCCGAACGACACGAGCCCTGGCTGCACTTCCACGAGCGGCTGCCCTGGCCGATGGAGTTGTCGAGCCGGGTCGACATCCTCGGCTCCGGCGATTCCTTCCGCAACCTGGAGCACCGGCTACGGATGATCCGATCCCAACAGCTCGACTACGCCGAGCACGGGATCGACGCCCCACCCGAGTTGGAACGCCTCGCGGAGCGGGCACTGGTGATCGGCGACGAGATGACCACCGGACTGCCGGTCGAATCCGCCCGCGCCCACGGCTGGCATCGACTCGCGGTGGGCGGCCGGACCCGGGAGGAGTGCCTGGAACGCGCCCGCCGGCTGATCCAGCTCTACTCCCGGGAGCTGCGCATCTCGCTGCAGCACCCGAAGAACCAGGACTGGCTGGCCCGCGAGTTCATCCCCGGTGAGCCGATCGCCAACACCGGCTACGTCCGCCGGATGCCGGTCAACCTCTTCGCCGCCGCGCTGCCACAGGCCGCCTCGACCGTGGGCGACCGTCGGGGTGACCTGATCGGACGAACCGCCGGCACCTGTCGCCGCCCGGTCTTCCTCGACCTTCACTTCCCGATGGAGGTGCGGGAACGCTCGGGTCTCGCGGTCTTCGTGGCGGAGCCCGGCGGGGGTAAGTCCACCCTGCTCGGTGCCCTCGGTTACCTCGCCGCCCGCCGGGGGGTGCAGGTAACGCTGCTCGACCCGTCCGGCCCCCTCGCCCGACTCTGCGCGATGCCAGAGCTTGCCCCGTACGCGCGGGTGCTGAACCTGACCGGCTCCGAACCCGGCACCCTCGCCCCGTACTCGCTGATCCCCACCCCGCTCCGCAGCGAGTTCAGCACCGGCGAGGCCGGCGACCGGGAGTTCGAGATCGCCACCTCCAACGCCCGAGCCGAGCGCCGGATGTTGGTCCAGGACATCTGCATGATGCTGGTGCCGCCGCAGGTGGCGCGGGAGGCGTCCACGGCCACGCTGTTCCGGCACGCCGTACGCCAGGTGCCCGCGGAGGAGACGGCCACCCTGGACGACGTGGTCACCACCCTCGGCAAGCTCGACGACGACGCGGGCCGGGAACTGGCCAACCTCCTGCTGGACACCGCCGAGATGCCACTGGCCATGCTCTTCTTCGGTCGCCCCCCGGAAGGCCTGCTCGGGCCGGACGCCACCCTCACCGTGATCACGATGGCCGGGCTCCGCCTGCCCGACCTCAAGATCGAACGCGAGTACTGGTCGGCTGAGGAGGCCCTGGCCCTACCCATGCTGCACACCGCCCACCGGCTCGCAGTGCGCCGCTGCTACGGCGGGTCGATGTCGTCCCGCAAGCTGGTCGGGCTGGACGAGGCGCACTTCATGGAGGGCTGGCGTTCCGGGAGGTCGTTCCTGGTCCGGCTGGCCCGGGACTCCCGCAAGTGGAACCTGGCCGCACTGGTCGCCTCGCAGAACCCAAGGGACATCCTCGGCCTCGACGTGCAGAACCTGGTCTCCACCGTCTTCGTCGGGCGAATCGCCGAGGACGCGGAGATCGCCTCCGAGGCACTGCGCCTGCTGCGCGTCCCGGTCGACGACGGGTACGAGGCTACCCTCGCCTCCCTCTCCGCCGCCGACAGCACCTCGGCCGCCCGCCTCGGCTACCGCGAGTTCGTGATGCGCGACGTCGACGGACGGGTGCAGAAGGTCCGGGTCGACGTCTCGTATGTCGACGGGCTGCTCGATCACCTCGACACCACGCCGGCGGCGATCGCTGCCGCAGCCGGGGTGCTGCCCGTCGTACCTGATCTGGAGGCGTGA
- a CDS encoding MFS transporter, whose protein sequence is MAGARTRTVALLLALGVLAGASIGWPGVGAAAAPATGVTALAPSGPCTTEEWQADFRSCVSRLTEVAEDEVTCRNAPTPTAPDSGLAGWFATRPDSAKEPGPKGFYSDYGYAGYSYSTYDIDTGCATAVLHPDYKFTNTLANGEFMIATAIVGASNALRERAWDPRSMWGWADPLVDQATKAVYQKVFSVFGIVTLCVVGLYLLWRSRQSDMSNAMTTAGWALLVMVAVTALAAWPVKSANVADGTLITTLGVVHDAVGPTSKDTPPSLCDDPNPEACVDNRPPAVRASDTATETMLYRNWLRGVLGSADSETAKKYGRALYDAKSFSWGEAEKLRSNPATREGTIRAKKQQWARVAQQIAQEDPEAYEYLQGVRDMDRVGAGFIAVLAALLFAMFDLTASVLVLLGFLIFRWAVIVAPILGTIGLLRPASTGLRRLGNAVVAAVFNIAIFGTGAAIYLFAVDLIMSTPTLPGWLQVVLVWLCGLVGWLLLRPYRRITQLGGKGGSDAGSSPGSWHRRFFRDMRAAARLDAAEPRGTGEPTSGRRRPVVAEQSRLRPEARHEDPVPSSDRGDRPDGRGRTGDVAPTSGERTTEGRTPAPRQRRQPATWTEPDGPQESSSFVIYRPGTAKPAPERSTPRIRSEAR, encoded by the coding sequence ATGGCCGGGGCCCGGACGCGGACGGTGGCGCTTCTGCTGGCCCTCGGGGTCCTCGCCGGGGCCTCGATCGGCTGGCCGGGGGTCGGCGCGGCGGCGGCACCGGCCACCGGAGTGACCGCGCTAGCCCCCTCCGGCCCCTGCACCACCGAGGAGTGGCAGGCCGACTTCCGCTCCTGCGTGTCCCGGCTCACGGAGGTCGCCGAGGACGAGGTCACCTGCCGTAACGCCCCGACTCCGACGGCACCGGACTCCGGCCTCGCGGGTTGGTTCGCAACCCGCCCGGATTCTGCAAAGGAGCCCGGACCAAAGGGGTTCTACAGCGACTACGGTTACGCGGGGTACAGCTACAGCACGTACGACATCGACACCGGCTGCGCCACCGCGGTGCTGCACCCCGACTACAAGTTCACCAACACGCTCGCCAATGGCGAGTTCATGATCGCCACCGCGATCGTCGGCGCCTCGAACGCTCTCCGGGAGCGGGCCTGGGATCCGCGGTCGATGTGGGGCTGGGCCGATCCGCTGGTGGACCAGGCCACCAAGGCGGTCTACCAGAAGGTGTTCAGTGTCTTCGGGATCGTCACGCTCTGCGTGGTCGGGCTGTACCTGCTCTGGCGCTCCCGCCAGTCAGACATGAGCAACGCCATGACGACCGCGGGCTGGGCCCTGCTCGTGATGGTGGCGGTGACCGCGTTGGCCGCGTGGCCGGTCAAGTCCGCCAACGTCGCCGACGGCACCCTCATCACCACGCTGGGCGTCGTCCACGACGCCGTCGGGCCGACGTCCAAGGACACGCCGCCTAGTCTGTGCGACGATCCGAACCCGGAGGCCTGCGTCGACAACCGGCCCCCGGCAGTACGGGCGAGCGACACGGCCACCGAGACCATGCTGTACCGCAACTGGCTGCGGGGAGTGCTGGGTTCCGCCGACAGCGAGACCGCGAAGAAGTACGGCCGGGCCTTGTACGACGCCAAGTCCTTCTCCTGGGGGGAGGCGGAAAAGCTCCGCTCCAACCCAGCCACTCGGGAAGGCACCATCCGGGCCAAGAAGCAGCAGTGGGCGCGGGTCGCCCAGCAGATCGCGCAGGAGGATCCGGAGGCGTACGAGTACCTCCAAGGGGTCCGGGACATGGACCGGGTCGGCGCCGGGTTCATCGCGGTGCTCGCCGCGCTGCTCTTCGCGATGTTCGACCTCACCGCGTCGGTGCTGGTGCTGTTGGGCTTCCTGATCTTCCGATGGGCGGTGATCGTCGCACCCATCCTCGGCACCATCGGCCTGCTGCGCCCAGCCAGCACCGGCCTGCGTCGGCTGGGCAACGCCGTGGTCGCGGCCGTCTTCAACATCGCCATCTTCGGCACCGGTGCCGCGATCTACCTGTTCGCCGTGGACCTCATCATGAGCACGCCAACCCTGCCCGGCTGGCTCCAGGTGGTCCTGGTCTGGCTCTGCGGGCTGGTCGGCTGGCTGCTGCTGCGCCCCTACCGGCGGATCACCCAGCTCGGCGGTAAGGGCGGCAGCGACGCGGGTAGCTCCCCCGGCTCCTGGCACCGCCGGTTCTTCCGCGACATGCGCGCCGCGGCTCGCCTCGACGCCGCTGAACCCCGCGGCACCGGCGAGCCGACGTCGGGCCGTCGCAGGCCGGTGGTCGCGGAGCAGAGCAGGCTACGCCCGGAGGCCCGACACGAGGACCCAGTGCCCTCGTCCGATCGCGGTGACCGGCCGGACGGCCGCGGGCGGACGGGGGACGTGGCGCCGACGTCCGGGGAGCGGACCACCGAGGGCCGCACCCCCGCCCCACGGCAACGGCGGCAGCCGGCCACCTGGACCGAACCGGATGGCCCGCAGGAAAGCTCCTCCTTCGTCATCTACCGACCGGGCACGGCGAAGCCCGCGCCCGAACGCAGCACTCCCCGAATTCGCTCCGAGGCCCGGTGA
- the folP gene encoding dihydropteroate synthase — translation MTDLVQAASPVVMGILNVTPDSFSDGGRYADLDAAIAHGVRLRDDGAHLVDVGGESTRPGADRVDAETEATRVLPVVRELTAAGVPVSIDTTRARVAELALAAGAAVVNDVSGGLADPDMAGVVRDAGCPWVLMHWRGHSRTMRELARYGDVVTDVRTELAQRVEAALAAGVAADRIVIDPGLGFAKTAAHNWELSARLPELLTLGYPLLFAASRKSHLGALLAAPDGVPRPVEGREIATVATSVLAVAAGAWGVRVHDVRATTDALAVWRATGSPRLATTAGTLAKGGKR, via the coding sequence GTGACCGATCTGGTGCAGGCCGCGTCCCCGGTGGTGATGGGCATCCTGAACGTCACGCCGGACTCCTTCTCCGACGGCGGACGCTACGCCGATCTCGATGCGGCCATCGCACACGGGGTGCGGCTGCGTGACGACGGCGCCCACCTGGTGGACGTGGGCGGCGAGTCGACCCGTCCCGGGGCCGACCGGGTGGACGCCGAAACCGAGGCCACCCGGGTGCTGCCGGTGGTGCGCGAGCTGACGGCCGCCGGGGTGCCGGTCAGCATCGACACCACCCGGGCCCGGGTGGCCGAGCTGGCGCTCGCCGCCGGGGCGGCCGTGGTCAACGACGTCTCTGGCGGGCTCGCCGACCCGGACATGGCCGGAGTCGTCCGGGACGCCGGCTGTCCCTGGGTGCTCATGCACTGGCGTGGGCACTCCCGCACGATGCGCGAGCTGGCCCGCTACGGCGACGTCGTCACCGACGTCCGGACCGAGCTGGCGCAGCGGGTCGAGGCGGCACTCGCAGCTGGTGTGGCGGCCGATCGCATCGTCATCGACCCGGGGCTCGGCTTCGCGAAGACCGCCGCGCACAACTGGGAGCTGAGCGCCCGGCTGCCGGAGCTGCTGACGCTCGGCTACCCGCTGCTCTTCGCGGCCAGCCGTAAGTCTCACCTGGGCGCGTTGCTCGCCGCACCGGACGGCGTGCCGCGGCCTGTCGAGGGCCGGGAGATCGCCACGGTGGCCACCAGCGTGCTCGCGGTCGCGGCGGGTGCCTGGGGCGTGCGGGTACACGACGTCCGAGCCACCACGGATGCGCTGGCTGTCTGGCGGGCCACCGGGTCACCCCGGCTGGCCACCACCGCCGGCACCCTGGCCAAGGGAGGGAAGCGGTGA
- the folK gene encoding 2-amino-4-hydroxy-6-hydroxymethyldihydropteridine diphosphokinase, giving the protein MTRALLSLGSNLGDRAGHLRSAVASLGGSVLLVSGVYETPPWGDSDQPAYLNAVVLAEDPDAGPEDWLARARAAERAAGRERDPARRFGPRTLDVDVIVVWTQEGTPMLRDDPELTLPHPRAHLRAFVLRPWLDIQPYGRLPGHGWVTDLLNSAAVGADAVELRPCPEVGLESTL; this is encoded by the coding sequence GTGACCCGCGCCCTGCTCTCCCTCGGCAGTAACCTGGGTGATCGTGCCGGCCACCTGCGGTCGGCGGTCGCGTCGTTGGGCGGGTCCGTGCTCCTGGTCTCCGGGGTCTACGAGACACCACCCTGGGGCGACAGCGACCAGCCCGCGTACCTGAACGCCGTCGTGTTGGCCGAGGATCCCGACGCGGGGCCGGAGGACTGGTTGGCGCGGGCCCGGGCGGCCGAGCGCGCGGCCGGGCGGGAACGCGACCCTGCCCGGCGCTTTGGTCCGCGCACCCTCGACGTCGACGTCATCGTGGTGTGGACCCAGGAGGGCACGCCGATGCTCCGTGACGATCCCGAGTTGACGCTGCCGCACCCGCGTGCCCACCTGCGTGCCTTCGTCCTGCGGCCCTGGCTCGACATCCAACCGTACGGGCGCCTGCCGGGGCACGGCTGGGTGACCGACCTGCTGAACTCGGCGGCGGTCGGCGCGGACGCGGTGGAACTGCGTCCCTGCCCCGAAGTGGGGTTAGAGTCGACGCTATGA
- the folB gene encoding dihydroneopterin aldolase encodes MTDRIELTGLRARGRHGVYDFERAHGQDFVVDAVLELDLAPAARSDQVTDTIHYGELAERLAAVVTGEPVNLIETLADRLLTVCLADPRVRTATVTVRKPEAPVPCTFTDVAVTMTRPAR; translated from the coding sequence GTGACCGACCGGATCGAGTTGACCGGCCTGCGTGCGCGCGGACGGCACGGGGTGTACGACTTCGAGCGTGCGCACGGGCAGGACTTCGTCGTGGACGCCGTCCTGGAACTGGACCTCGCACCGGCCGCTCGTTCTGACCAGGTGACCGACACCATCCACTACGGCGAGTTGGCCGAGCGGCTGGCAGCGGTGGTGACCGGGGAGCCGGTCAACCTGATCGAGACCCTCGCCGACCGGCTCCTCACGGTCTGCCTGGCCGACCCCCGGGTGCGCACCGCCACGGTGACCGTACGTAAGCCGGAGGCCCCGGTGCCGTGTACCTTCACCGACGTGGCCGTCACCATGACCAGGCCGGCCCGGTGA